The DNA window GAGGGTTAGCCGGCGGCGGGCAGCAGGCCGGCGGCGATGCCCAGTTGAATGGCGATCACTAACACGCCGCAGGCAAACACCAGCGCCAGCGCAGGGCGGCCGCCACGCACCCGGTAGGCGGCCTGGTGTTGTTGGCGGGTTTTCCAGGCCAGCAAGGTGGGCAACAGCAAGGCCAGCACCGATAGCGCAATGGCGGCGAAGCCCAGCGCCAGCACGAAGCCGCGCGGATAAAATAAGGCAAAGGCCAGCGGCGGCAAAAAGGTGATAAGCCCGGTCTGCAGGCGGCCATGTACGGTGTTCCGGCGTTTACACAGATCGGCCAGGAAATCGAACAGCCCTAATGCCACGCCAAGGAACGAGGTCGCCAGCGCCAGATCGGCGAACAGGTGTACCGCCAATTCTACATGCGTGGAAGCCACCACATCGCGTACGGCCTGCAACAGCCCGTTCAGCCCCGCCTGCTGCGCCAGTATACCGACAAACGTTTGCGAGCTGATGCTGCCGAGCGTGGCCAACTGCCAGAAAATATAGGCAATCAGCGGGATTGCGCTGCCGATGATAAACACCCAGCGCAGCCGGCGGATATTGCCGCCCATGTAATTCACCACGCTGGGCACGCTGCCGTGGAAACCAAACGCAGTAAGGATCACCGGGATTGCCGAGAGCGTCAGGCCTTGCCCCAGCGGCAGCGTCAGCAGGTTGGCCCGGTGAATATTGGGCAACATTAACGCCAGCATGACCACCAGCAGGAACACTTTGGCGCTGAACAGAATGCGGTTGAACAGATCGACGGAATGCGTGCCGATGCACACCACGCCGCCCGCCACCAGGGTAAACAGCACCACGCCAAAGACGGCCGGCACGTTGCGGGCCGTCCATTGGCTGATGCTGGCGGCCAGCAATTCGCCGGCGCCGCTAATGTAGGCCGCGGTGAGGGCATACATCAGGAACATCATGCTGAAACTGGTCAGCCATTGGCCGCCGCTGCCAAGATAACGCCGTGCCAGCGTACCTAGGCCGGTTTCCGCCGGGTGGTGCTGGTACACTTCCACCAATAGCAATGCGGTATAGCACATCAGCAGCCACAGCCCGATCAGCAGCGCCAGGGTGACGCCAAACCCAACGCCGGCCGCCGCCAGCGGCATCGCCAGCATACCGGCGCCGATAGTGGTGCCGGCGACGATAAAAATACTACCAAGGGTGCGATTCTTCACGTTTTTCTCTACCGCCGCCTATTTTGGCAACATAATCAGTAACTCATTGCAGGGCGGCAGAATAGAGGAACGATTATTTTCTGTCAAACCGGCGTTACATGGCATGTAAATTTATATTTACGATTAAGGGGGTAATGGATCTGGCCGCCGTGAAGGGGTCGTGACGGGTGAAAAGTTGTTTACAGCCATCTATAGTGGGTAAAACAAAAAATGCAGGAGAGAGCAATGTTAAGGGTGGAGATGTTAAGCACTGGCGATGAAGTGCTATATGGGCAAATTATCGATACCAACGCGGCCTGGCTGGCGGATTACCTGTTCCAACAGGGCTTACCGATGAGCGGGCGTGAAACGGTGGGGGATAATTTGTCTTCGCTGGTGGAAACGCTGCAGGAGCGCAGCCACGTCGCGGACGTGCTGATTGTTAACGGCGGCCTGGGGCCGACCAGTGACGATCTCAGCGCGCTGGCGGCGGCTAATGCCTGCGGCGTGGCGTTGGTTGAGCACCCTGAATGGCTGGCGCGCATGACCGCCTATTTTGCCGAACGCGGGCGCCCGATGGCGGCGTCCAACCGTAAACAGGCGCAGATCCCGGCCAATGCGGAGATGCTTGATAACCGAGTCGGCACCGCCTGTGGTTTTGCGTTGACGCTGAATAAGTGTCTGATGTTCTTCACCCCCGGCGTGCCGTCAGAATTTAAGGTGATGGTGGCGGAACAGATTGTGCCGCGCCTGCGCCAGCGCTTTACCTTGCCCGAGCCGCCGCTGTGCCTGCGTTTGACCACCTTTGGCACCTCGGAAAGCGATCTGGCCGCCGAGCTGGATGGTATGGCGTTGCCGGCGGGCGTGATGCTCGGTTACCGCTCATCCAGCCCGATTATTGAGCTGAAGTTAACCGGGCCGGCGGAGCAGCGGGCGGCGATGGAAACCGCATGGGAGCGGGTGCGCGCCGTTGCGGGCGATAACACTATTTTCGAAGGCACCATCGGCCTACCGGGATTGTTGGCGCAAACGCTGCAACAGCGTGGGCTGCACCTGGCGCTCAGCGAGCAATTCAGTGCCGGCCTCATCAATCTGCAGTTGCAAACCGCCGGCACGCCGCTGGCGGGCGGCGAACTGTTGCCCAGCCATTGCATCGAGGATTTGCCCACGGTGCTGGCGCGCGCCCGCTCTTTGGCGCAGCTTGCCGGGGCGCCGCTGGCGCTGGCGGTCGGCGCGATGGTCGACGAACGGATCAATATCGCGCTGTATACGCCGCAGGGCGAATTTGCCCAGACGGTACAATATCGCGCGGCGCGCCACGGGTTGAGCCTGCGCCAGGAATCGGTGGCGATGTTGGCGCTGGATATGCTGCGCCGTTGGTTGCAAGGGGGCAATGCGTGCGGCAACTATAGCTGGCTGGATGTGGTGGAGCGTATTGGTTAACGGCAGGAAAGGATCCGGCACGCCCCGCGTCGGGAAACGGGCGGGGCGTACAGAGGCGTTTCAGATTTCCAGTTCGATATCCGCCAGCGGCATACAGCAGCAGGGCAGGATCTCACCGTCATTGATAAACGCCAGCGGCTGCTGGCGATAGGCGACCTGGCCTTTCACCAGCTTCAAGCGGCAGGAGCCGCAGTATCCGGAGCGGCATTGGTATTCCACCTGAACATTATGCCGCTCCAGCGCATCAAGCAGGCAGTGTTCGCTGTCCGGGCAGGCCAACTGCGCGCCGGTGGCGCGCAGCGTTACGGTTGACGTTGCCATAATGGTAAAGGCATCCCTCCCTGGGCGAGTATTACAGTTCGAAATCGCTCAGATCGTCGGCGTTGACTTCGGAATCGATCTGGCCGACCAGGTAAGAGCTCACTTCGACTTCCTGTGGGGCAACCTGCACGTTATCGGAAACCAGCCAGGCGTTGATCCACGGGATCGGGTTGGATCGGGTTTCAAACGGCAGGCTCAGGCCAACCGCCTGCATGCGGATGTTGGTGATGTATTCCACATACTGGCAGAGGATCTCTTTGTTCAGGCCGATCATTGAGCCGCCGCTGAACAGATATTCAGCCCACTCTTTTTCCTGCAATGCTGCTTTCAGGAACAGATCGTAGCACTCTTGCTGGCACTCAACGGCGATTTCCGCCATTTCCGGATCATCGCTGCCGGCGCGCATCAGGTTCAGCATATGCTGGGTACCGGTCAGGTGCAGGGCTTCGTCACGGGCGATCAGCTTGATGATTTTGGCGTTGCCTTCCATCAGTTCGCGCTCGGCAAAGGCGAACGAGCAGGCGAAGCTGACGTAGAAGCGGATCGCTTCCAGCGCGTTGACGCTCATCAGGCACAGGTAAAGCTGTTTTTTCAGCGAGCGCAGGTCAACCTTGACGGTTTTACCGTTCACCTGATGGCTGCCTTCCCCCAGCAGATGATAATAGCCGGTCATTTCGATCAGATCGTCATAGTAGCCGGAGATATCTTTCGCGCGCTTGAGGATCTCTTGGTTGGTGACGATGTCGTCGAACACCAGCGCCGGATCGTTGACGATATTGCGGATGATGTGGGTGTAGGAGCGGGAGTGGATGGTCTCCGAGAACGACCAGGTTTCTATCCAGGTTTCCAGCTCCGGGATGGAAATCAACGGCAACAGCGCCACGTTCGGGCTGCGGCCCTGGATGGAGTCCAGCAGCGTCTGGTACTTCAGGTTGCTGATGAAAATGTGTTTTTCGTGATCCGGCAGCGCCTGATAGTCGATGCGATCGCGTGAGACGTCCACCTCTTCCGGGCGCCAGAAGAAGGAGAGTTGTTTTTCGATCAGTTTTTCAAAGATTTCATGTTTTTGCTGGTCGAAACGCGCCACGTTGACCGACTGGCCGAAAAACATCGGCTCAAGCAGTTGATCGTTCTTATTTTGCGAAAAAGTGGTGTATGCCATAAGCCTTAATCCTTTGCAGCCCCACGCAGACAGGCCGGAGTGATCCGGCCCTGGTGAGGAAAACGCCAGAGGGCCGCATAACTACGGCCCGCCGCATGAATGTTAAATTTTGCAGGCGCCGCCTTCACAGTCGTCATCGCCGCCCTGTGCCGGCAGCATGTCTTCCTGAATATCATCAGCACCGTCACGGGTGTTTTGATAGTACAGCGTTTTAACGCCGAACTTATAGGCGGTGAGCAGATCTTTCAGCAGTTGCTTCATCGGCACTTTGGTGTTTGTGAAGCGAGCCGGATCGTAGTTGGTGTTGGCAGAGATCGACTGATCGATAAACTTCTGCATCAGGCCAACCAGCTGCAGGTAACCGTCGTTGTTCGGCATTTCCCACAGCAATTCATAGGCCTCTTTCAGGCGCTCATATTCCGGCACCACCTGGCGCAGAATGCCGTCTTTCGACGCTTTGATGCTGATGTGGCCGCGCGGCGGCTCAATACCGTTGGTGGCATTGGAAATCTGTGAAGACGTTTCCGACGGCATCAGCGCAGACAGGGTCGAGTTGCGCAGGCCGGTTTCTTTGATTTCTTTACGCAGCGTTTCCCAGTCGTAATGCAGCGGCTCGTCGCAGATGGCGTTCAAGTCTTTTTTGTAGGTGTCGATCGGCAAGATGCCTTGCGCATAGGTGGTTTCGTTGAACCACGGGCAAGCGCCCTGTTCCTGGGCCAGGCGGTTGGACGCCTTCAGCAGATAGTACTGGATGGCCTCGAAGGTTTTGTGGGTCAGGGCGTTGGCGCTGCCGTCGGAGTAACGCACGCCGTTTTTCGCCAGGTAGTAGGCGAAGTTGATGACACCGATCCCCAGGGTACGGCGCCCCATCGCGCCACGGCGGGCTGCCGGGATCGGGTAGTCCTGGTAATCGAGCAGGGCGTCGAGCGCCCGCACGGCGAGGGTGGCCAGCTCTTCCAAATCGTCCAGGCTGTCAATCGCGCCCAGGTTGAACGCCGACAGGGTGCACAGCGCGATTTCGCCGTTTTCGTCGTTAACGTCTTCCAGCGGCTTGGTCGGCAGGGCGATTTCCAGGCACAGGTTAGACTGGCGCACCGGAGCGATCTGCGGATCAAACGGGCTGTGGGTATTGCAGTGGTCGACGTGTTGAATATAGATACGGCCGGTAGAGGCGCGTTCCTGCATCATCAGCGAGAACAGCTCCACGGCCTTCACGCGTTTTTGGCGGATGCTGCTGTCTTGCTCATACTGGGTGTACAAACGTTCGAATTCGTCCTGGTCGGCGAAGAAGGCGTCGTACAGCCCCGGCACGTCGGATGGGCTGAACAGGGTAATGTCGCCGCCTTTGATCAGGCGCTGGTACATCAGGCGGTTCAACTGCACGCCGTAGTCCATGTGGCGCACGCGGTTGCCTTCCACGCCGCGGTTGTTTTTCAACACCAGCAGGCTTTCGACTTCCAGGTGCCACATTGGGTAGAACAGGGTGGCGGCACCGCCGCGCACGCCGCCCTGGGAGCAGGATTTCACCGCGGTCTGGAAGTGTTTATAGAACGGGATACAGCCGGTGTGGAAAGCCTCACCGCCACGGATCGGGCTGCCCAGCGCGCGAATACGGCCGGCGTTGATGCCGATGCCGGCGCGTTGGGAGACGTATTTCACGATCGCGCTGGAGGTCGCGTTAATCGAATCCAAGCTGTCGCCGCATTCGATCAGCACACAGGAGCTGAACTGGCGGGTAGGGGTACGCACGCCGGACATAATTGGCGTCGGCAGCGAGATCTTGAAGGTCGAGATCGCGTCGTAGAAACGTTTGACGTAATCCAGACGCGTAGCGCGCGGGTAGCCGGAGAACAGGCAGGCTGCCACCAGAATGTACAGGAACTGCGCGCTCTCGTAGATTTCGCCGGTAACGCGGTTCTGCGCCAGGTACTTCCCTTCCAACTGCTTGACGGCGGCATAGGAGAAGTTCATGTCACGCCAGTGATCGATAAAACCGTCCATCTGCTCGAACTCTTCAGTGCTGTAGTCTTCCAGCAGATGCTTATCGTACTTGCCCATCTCGACCATGCGGGTCACGTGCGCATACAGCTTCGGCGGCTCGAACTTGCCGTAGGCTTTTTTACGCAGGTGGAAGATGGCCAGGCGTGCGGCCAGGTATTGGTAATCCGGCGCATCGCGTGAGATCAGATCGGCCGCCGCCTTGATGATGGTTTCATGGATATCGGCGGTCTTGATGCCGTCGTAAAACTGAATATGGGAACGCAATGCTACTTGAGAAACCGAGACGTTATTTAAACCTTCTGCGGCCCAGTCGATGACCCGGTGAATTTTATCAAGATTGATGCGCTCTTTGCGGCCATCGCGCTTAGTAACAAGTAGACTCTGGTTCATATGCTGTTTTCCGTATAATGTCTGCCAGGCAGAAGTGTAGTCGCTCTGCTCAGTATGTAAACACTATATATAGGGGTTATAGGTGGTAGAGGCGTCAAGATAGTGAGAAAAAAGGGCCTTGGCAAGTGAACAGAAACGGCCTGTTTTGTGGATAACTTGGGGGCAAAATGTTATGCCCGCTCCGCAATGCGCGCCGTGTCTGGCATGGCGCTGTTGTCAATAAGCAGGATAGGATTTTGCTGATTTGCTAAAAAACATGATCGTTTGCCGCTTTCTTAAACATTAGAAAAAAACGGCATATTGATCTGGTTTAATATTATAAAAAAACTGCCGCCCGCCGTTTTTTCCGGCGGGCACCGGGTAAGCATGTGTGATGGGTCTATTTACTATAGACCCCATCGGCGACGATATGGGGAGCATTAACAACCTTCGCGCTGGGTATGCACCATATAGTTGACGTCCACGTTGCGGCCAAGCTTGAAGCGATCGGTGATCGGGTTGTAATGCAGGCCGATCATGTGTTTTTCCCGCAGCGGGGTGCTGTCGACCCAACCGATCAGTTCAGACGGGCGAATAAACTTTTTATGATCGTGCGTGCCCTGCGGCACCATCTTGAGAATATACTCGGCGCCGATCACCGCCATCAGCCAGGCCTTGGTATTGCGGTTGATGGTGGAGAAGAATACATGGCCGCCCGGTTTTACCAGGTGAGCGCAGGCGCGCACCACCGAGGCCGGATCCGGCACGTGCTCCAGCATTTCCATGCAGGTCACCAGATCGTATTGTTGTGGGTTGGCATGGGCATGGCTTTCCACCGTTTCCTGGGTATAGGTGACGTTGACACCGCTTTCCAGCGCGTGCAGGCGCGCCACCTGCAGCGGCTCCGCGCCCATATCCAGGCCGGTGACCCGCGCGCCTTCCTGCGCCATACTCTCGGCCAGGATGCCGCCGCCGCAGCCGACGTCGAGCACGGTCTTGCCGAAGATGCCGCCGGCGCGCTGCATGATGTACGCCAGGCGCAGCGGGTTAATGCGGTGCAGCGGTTTGAATTCCCCTTCCAAATCCCACCAGCGCGAGGCCACGGCCTCAAACTTGGCGATTTCCTGTTGGTCGACGTTTTGCGCTTGGCTGGATGTCTCTACATTCATGGGTATGCTCTGGCTCCTGTTCCTGTTGCGAAGAGTATACATGTTCTGGCGCGCCGCTGTCCCCAGCCTGTGCCGCAAGGCACGAACCGGCGGGAGGAAACGGTTCTTTGCTGCGGTAATTTTCCTGTAAAGCGCGCTTTGTGATATAGTTTTACACCTTTGCCACTATGGCATGCGGGCAGATGAATCATTAGTAGAGGGATAGCAGCTCCATGAGCGACCTTGCCAGAGAAATCACACCGGTAAACATCGAAGAAGAGCTGAAAAGCTCGTATCTGGATTACGCGATGTCCGTTATCGTCGGACGTGCGTTGCCAGATGTTCGTGATGGTCTAAAGCCGGTGCACCGCCGCGTCTTGTACGCGATGAATGTACTGGGTAACGACTGGAATAAGCCATACAAGAAATCGGCCCGTGTCGTCGGCGACGTGATCGGTAAATATCACCCGCACGGTGACAGCGCGGTTTATGACACCATTGTACGTATGGCCCAACCGTTTTCGCTGCGCTATATGCTGGTGGACGGCCAGGGGAACTTCGGTTCGGT is part of the Gibbsiella quercinecans genome and encodes:
- the tyrP gene encoding tyrosine transporter TyrP; this encodes MKNRTLGSIFIVAGTTIGAGMLAMPLAAAGVGFGVTLALLIGLWLLMCYTALLLVEVYQHHPAETGLGTLARRYLGSGGQWLTSFSMMFLMYALTAAYISGAGELLAASISQWTARNVPAVFGVVLFTLVAGGVVCIGTHSVDLFNRILFSAKVFLLVVMLALMLPNIHRANLLTLPLGQGLTLSAIPVILTAFGFHGSVPSVVNYMGGNIRRLRWVFIIGSAIPLIAYIFWQLATLGSISSQTFVGILAQQAGLNGLLQAVRDVVASTHVELAVHLFADLALATSFLGVALGLFDFLADLCKRRNTVHGRLQTGLITFLPPLAFALFYPRGFVLALGFAAIALSVLALLLPTLLAWKTRQQHQAAYRVRGGRPALALVFACGVLVIAIQLGIAAGLLPAAG
- a CDS encoding nicotinamide mononucleotide deamidase-related protein YfaY, which codes for MLRVEMLSTGDEVLYGQIIDTNAAWLADYLFQQGLPMSGRETVGDNLSSLVETLQERSHVADVLIVNGGLGPTSDDLSALAAANACGVALVEHPEWLARMTAYFAERGRPMAASNRKQAQIPANAEMLDNRVGTACGFALTLNKCLMFFTPGVPSEFKVMVAEQIVPRLRQRFTLPEPPLCLRLTTFGTSESDLAAELDGMALPAGVMLGYRSSSPIIELKLTGPAEQRAAMETAWERVRAVAGDNTIFEGTIGLPGLLAQTLQQRGLHLALSEQFSAGLINLQLQTAGTPLAGGELLPSHCIEDLPTVLARARSLAQLAGAPLALAVGAMVDERINIALYTPQGEFAQTVQYRAARHGLSLRQESVAMLALDMLRRWLQGGNACGNYSWLDVVERIG
- the yfaE gene encoding class I ribonucleotide reductase maintenance protein YfaE, yielding MATSTVTLRATGAQLACPDSEHCLLDALERHNVQVEYQCRSGYCGSCRLKLVKGQVAYRQQPLAFINDGEILPCCCMPLADIELEI
- the nrdB gene encoding class Ia ribonucleoside-diphosphate reductase subunit beta — translated: MAYTTFSQNKNDQLLEPMFFGQSVNVARFDQQKHEIFEKLIEKQLSFFWRPEEVDVSRDRIDYQALPDHEKHIFISNLKYQTLLDSIQGRSPNVALLPLISIPELETWIETWSFSETIHSRSYTHIIRNIVNDPALVFDDIVTNQEILKRAKDISGYYDDLIEMTGYYHLLGEGSHQVNGKTVKVDLRSLKKQLYLCLMSVNALEAIRFYVSFACSFAFAERELMEGNAKIIKLIARDEALHLTGTQHMLNLMRAGSDDPEMAEIAVECQQECYDLFLKAALQEKEWAEYLFSGGSMIGLNKEILCQYVEYITNIRMQAVGLSLPFETRSNPIPWINAWLVSDNVQVAPQEVEVSSYLVGQIDSEVNADDLSDFEL
- the nrdA gene encoding class 1a ribonucleoside-diphosphate reductase subunit alpha, whose amino-acid sequence is MNQSLLVTKRDGRKERINLDKIHRVIDWAAEGLNNVSVSQVALRSHIQFYDGIKTADIHETIIKAAADLISRDAPDYQYLAARLAIFHLRKKAYGKFEPPKLYAHVTRMVEMGKYDKHLLEDYSTEEFEQMDGFIDHWRDMNFSYAAVKQLEGKYLAQNRVTGEIYESAQFLYILVAACLFSGYPRATRLDYVKRFYDAISTFKISLPTPIMSGVRTPTRQFSSCVLIECGDSLDSINATSSAIVKYVSQRAGIGINAGRIRALGSPIRGGEAFHTGCIPFYKHFQTAVKSCSQGGVRGGAATLFYPMWHLEVESLLVLKNNRGVEGNRVRHMDYGVQLNRLMYQRLIKGGDITLFSPSDVPGLYDAFFADQDEFERLYTQYEQDSSIRQKRVKAVELFSLMMQERASTGRIYIQHVDHCNTHSPFDPQIAPVRQSNLCLEIALPTKPLEDVNDENGEIALCTLSAFNLGAIDSLDDLEELATLAVRALDALLDYQDYPIPAARRGAMGRRTLGIGVINFAYYLAKNGVRYSDGSANALTHKTFEAIQYYLLKASNRLAQEQGACPWFNETTYAQGILPIDTYKKDLNAICDEPLHYDWETLRKEIKETGLRNSTLSALMPSETSSQISNATNGIEPPRGHISIKASKDGILRQVVPEYERLKEAYELLWEMPNNDGYLQLVGLMQKFIDQSISANTNYDPARFTNTKVPMKQLLKDLLTAYKFGVKTLYYQNTRDGADDIQEDMLPAQGGDDDCEGGACKI
- the ubiG gene encoding bifunctional 2-polyprenyl-6-hydroxyphenol methylase/3-demethylubiquinol 3-O-methyltransferase UbiG; the encoded protein is MNVETSSQAQNVDQQEIAKFEAVASRWWDLEGEFKPLHRINPLRLAYIMQRAGGIFGKTVLDVGCGGGILAESMAQEGARVTGLDMGAEPLQVARLHALESGVNVTYTQETVESHAHANPQQYDLVTCMEMLEHVPDPASVVRACAHLVKPGGHVFFSTINRNTKAWLMAVIGAEYILKMVPQGTHDHKKFIRPSELIGWVDSTPLREKHMIGLHYNPITDRFKLGRNVDVNYMVHTQREGC